The genome window tgtgtgtgtgtgagagagagagagagagagagagaagaagcATATATGAGAGTCATATAAAAGCACCTATTTCTCTGTTGTTCAACTTTGTGATCCACTCGCGAATAATAGACTGCAGTGTGCCACCTGTCTGCTGGATGCACCTTTCAGTAATCTAGGACACATGTAAAATACAAGTATTCACAATCAATGTAGTTGAGTCTGGATTCCATCAAATATGCAAGCTGGTCATTCAGAAAAAGTCAACATCTAGTACAATAAGATGAGGAAGAGACTGTTTTGGTCACTGGCAAGGACCTGCTGCAGTCTACAATACactttttgtttcattgatCTATGTTCTTGACAAGATATCTTAATTAAGCTATAATTGCTTTTGAGGGATATAAAACTGGGTATATAAACTACAGAAAGGACAGTGAATCAACAAGGAACTCCAAAACCAGGAAAATGTAGTTGGGGTTCCACTGTAATCAGGTGTGACAATCCCTCCAAAACAAAGTGACACAATGGAGGTATTCTGTTGCAATATAAGACTAAAAGATAAACctagttttaaaatatagtttaaaaaCCTAGAAACCTCATATAACAGCCACATTGCCAAAGCTTCTCTATCCTGAGTAAAACTTGTGGTAACTAATGTAGCCACCGCCATTTGACATAGGAAAGACATGAGTAATTTACTCATGTGCAATCCATTAATTATGTGATGACAAGAAACAATCTCGTGCAACACACACAGTAACCTCAACATAGGAAAGACATGACCCATCTACTGATGTGCAATCCTCATTGTTCCTATTCTACATGTGAacgacaaaaaaagaaaatgcagATTTGCAATTTAAATTTTGAGAAACGTAGAGACAGAGCGTGTGATTTAACTTTTAtcaaagagaaaaaaaagaatgTAGCAAGACTTTTGCGAACTCGTGCTACGTCTAGGAGATTCAGTATGACGTATGTGTACCATTTAAACCACCAGCCATCAAACACTTTCGGATGATACTTTACTGGTACACTATTAAGTAAAAAATGAGCTTCTACTAAATCTGTTTAATAAGGGGGGGGAAAAAAACTTGTCCCGTAATCCGTAGCTCAGGTATGGGTCCTTGAAACATTACTAAATCATCTATTATGAAGCCTGTAATCATCTACTGTGATTACCCGGTATGCTTAATTTCTTGTACTCTTATATATGGAAGTTTCGATCATCTTGAGATATTATTCAACAATGTTACCGATTATTGCCTAAACACAATGATTCAAGTTACAAAGACAATCTCAATCATGTTATAAATGAATAAACCAAGAGAAATTGCATACATCTTGTTCATGTCTATTTCTGTCATGAGCTAAAGTCGGGATTCTTGTGGCAGTATGTTCAGAAATCTGCAATAGTAAAACCAGATGTTTAGGGACAACAAAATAACCACCAAGTTAGTACACAAAGTAAAGAATATTAAACATGAGGATTTGGTTGCATCTTATCACAAGCAAGTAAGAGGTAAGTACTTCACTGCTTAATGTATTATATTGACGGATTTTGAACAAAACCATGATTGCAGAGCTGTCCCTGTATAATCTATTTACTCTGATGTCCCTGACTAAACACAGATATATGATCACAGACGCAGAGTCATAAAAAATCCAACGTTATTGTCAATGAATGTGAATCACAAAAAGGTGTTGGCTAATAATTAAATGATTAGAAACATGACGAATGAAACAAAACTACAGGGGGGACATAAAGTTCAGGACTTGATTTAAGACTCATAAGGGGCGAGAACAATGTAGTTGACCAATTATCATTTCGATGTAATTGGTACAACCTATATCCCTTGTGGTTTTGTCTGTGCAAGATATAAGTTGAGGAAACTgacaattaaatttaagataaGAAGTTTCATATGCCTGGTATATATATTACCAGCATGGTCATAGCGTTACATACACTAAACTTCCCTGTTATAGAGTTATCTCATCTGATACTAATAGTAAAGAAAAACCAATAGTAACAACTAAAAGTTGAAACACAAATACATATTAACATTAATAATTGCATATCTTCCAAAGTTCTTTGGACCGCCTGCAGACCTTTTTATATGTACAGACGTTCCAGGTGAAATTACAAAGTTTAAATTCAATGGGTTAATATGAAGAAaaactttctttcttttttttttttgtataaacaCGCCATCGCTTCTGTTTCAACCGCACTTAAATAATGGTGGAGACTGGAGAGTCATTTGGATGGATGAGTGgcacatattaaaaattactttgtTTTAACGACATGGAAGtcgtaaatataataataacaaaggCATCTCACAACTCTAGATGACCCAAATCCAGTTCCATAATGTCATTTCAATCTTTACAATTCTTAATTGTAAAatgttcatatattttattcctAGATATCAAACCATTTGAGGGTGCTTTGGGAGTGAAGTAGAGAGGTGTTCTTTTAAGACGAGAGGCTTTCGTTCATTTCTAACAGTAGAGTTTAATATATCAGAATGTGGCAGGCAGCACAAATTTGCTATGGAAGTCAAGTTATACAATTAGCTTCATTTCTCTGTGATCCGTTAAAATCGCCTATTTAGTATTCGAATCCTTCAGCTTCTTTTTTTCTTACATATGCATCTAGACAACATTTGCTCTTTAATGCTTTTAGTGGATACATGTATAGACATTTACATGTATATGTAGACCCCCACACATATGCATATGTATATGTTTTTCACTTCAGATCTATAGAGAAGAAAGAGCGACAAAAAGAACAAAAGCAACAACTTACCGGTTTGAGTGTCTCTTGGCTGCATACTGGATGAGAATCATTTCCATTGACTCCTACTGAATGCCAATAGGCCCCACAAAAAGCTCGGTCACATCCTGTACCTAAGAAATTGGAAATTGTGATGTTCGCTAGttgactctgttgaagttttaTGAGCAATGGAGAAGAAAGGATAACTCTTAACTCTAAGGAAAGggaagagggagggagggggggggggggggggggggatactTTAATGAAGAGACAGAAAATGATGAAAGATATAATATACTAGAGGTTTTTCAAAGGtttaagatttatatattagaaaatgcATTATTCAATAGCATGCTTCCATGACAATTAAAACTAGATAAAAATTTGAACGACATTTCTCACActgatttcttttaaaaaggATGATCTTAAAATGTTTGTATAAAATGGTATGTGGAACTCAAAAACAGTAGACCCTAAAAGAGTCAAAGTTATTCCTCAGCAAAGAAGTATGCTGACTACGGTGCAAGAAAAAGGAGTAAAGGACTAACTgtcaaatatttaatcaaataattaatcttATGCAGCTCCATATTGCCAAAAGCACTATTGACTGACTGTATAAATTTTGCAATTTTCAAGTAAATTATCCCAATTAATACATCACATTACTACAATAAGGAGATTCTAATTCGGTTATTTTCATATTCTTTTAGAACATATTAAGCTATTATTCTGTGCACAAGAAACATAGGCCACCAAAACCAGCACAGATTCAAACATACATGTTACTTGACAGTATTAAGTTAATAGATTATAATAAGAATAACTGTAAACTAGGAGTAAGTTAGCGAGAATATACAGTGTTGTGGTACACTTGAATTGGACCTACAAGGCATCATCCCACCACATGCATGACATTGCAGATGTATGGTGTTCGAGTCGCACTGGAATCCTGAGTATTGAGTGTCTGTGCAACAAGTTGGAGTCAGTAGAATTACATGCAGCGTGAATGATAAGAAACCTCGAGAGTTTAGATCATTCATTACATTAAATGCAGATAAACAACTACAGAAGCCCAGGAAATAAGTAAGAAAATATGCAAGAATTCATGAGAAGAagtcaaaattaaaaatgagaCGAATATTTCGCATTCATGCTGGATTACACtacgaaaattaaaaaattaaaaacggaCAAGGACTTTGCAATTATTAGCATACTTACCACATTGTGGGCATGGATGTTCAGCAGCATTACTTTCTATACCAGGTGCTAAAAGATCCCGCTTACGTTTAGTCTTTCTTTCGACGTTAATAACCTGATACCAAATAGAgcataaattgaaatatattctcaaagtcagataagtatagaaaattaaaaattagagaTATAGAAAATAACAAGTTAAAGAAACTATAATCAAACAATGCCATGTTCATGCAAACAATGATGAAAGGGAGGGCAGGGTTTAATGGGATTGTTGTCCACCTTTATAGGTTCAAACTATGTTGCTCCGACTCTTCTGATTGCCACAAATGAATTTGACATGAAGAACAATCATATATCATTATTCATGAGCAAAAAATTGCAGTCATACTAATATTCGACTAAGTAGATGCAACAGCATGACTGAAAGACGTGATCCTAATAATCAGATCTAGAATATCAAGCCCAATTTGCACCAACTCATCTTAAAGGACAGGTATTGAGAAAAAGGAAATGcatattgtttttaaaatgGCTACTAGCAAAGGGAAGCTCGGAACTAAATTTACGCATCAGTCAACAATAAATATGTAACTGATATAGTGTCCATTTCTCCCTTTGTTTTACAATTCTCAAGTATTGCAAGCATTCAACTCACAAGGGGTGACTTTATTACAGCATAGGAATCCAGAatagcaagttcttcatcagggCGCTTCAGTGAGGAGTCACTTTGCAGTATATCCTGCAGAAAAAGTATCACACAACAAGATGAGTTCAGTTAAATAAGATCCAACTACAGGATATATTAACTTCTTCAAGGGAGGAAACAACTGGTGATAGGGTCCAAAATGAACAGAACGGAACTTGTAAGAGAAAACTCTctctatatacacacacatatagataAAACATACATTTGTGTGTCTGCAAAATCACAGGGACACAAACAGATGCAAGTGGTAGTATATTTATTGTATAACATGTGCGTCACTGATATATATCCAGATGATTAAAAACCACGGAAGCTACTACGGCCTATAAATATACAGCAGCAGTATACTACCTCCTCAATATTATGGAGAAAATGATTTCTTCCAACAAATTGTACAACTGCTCGACATTGAGGACAAAGAACACTTGAATGTTTCTCCTTGGACCTTCTTAGCCATTCGGAGAAGCATCCATTGCTGGAATAAAAAACAGGGaactttgtaatatatatttttccagGAAGGCAGAAACAAATTGCTATAGTTAACAAGTATTGAAGTCAGACCAGAAGTTATGAAGGCATGGAGCACCAGTTACAACGTCATGCCATATATTCAGACAAATACTGCATTTTGCATGCTCAACATCTAGCATTATCTGCAAATCAtgcaataattaataatatttatcttaTTAGTCATATTAGCAGTTCAATTCTCTGTGTCAGGCAAGGTTGCACCCTGATACTTAATCTGAATACCTTCAATTTTTTGGTAGAAAATTGCTCAGTGGCCATCACTCTAAAAATGTATCTTAGATAGCCTGAAAAAATCACAAGAAAGATGTGTAAAATAGTCGTGTTAAATATG of Daucus carota subsp. sativus chromosome 3, DH1 v3.0, whole genome shotgun sequence contains these proteins:
- the LOC108210733 gene encoding uncharacterized protein LOC108210733 isoform X1; protein product: MMKDGGESSNSKPLDEIWAKLVPLDLGYSDVELKLDEMVLSSVVKGSSSEKQEWCQITRNSDLCSAMIKNKSSNIILVDGTVVETEESCLIKCGSEIVPGHVEDGYLRYIFRVMATEQFSTKKLKIMLDVEHAKCSICLNIWHDVVTGAPCLHNFCNGCFSEWLRRSKEKHSSVLCPQCRAVVQFVGRNHFLHNIEEDILQSDSSLKRPDEELAILDSYAVIKSPLVINVERKTKRKRDLLAPGIESNAAEHPCPQCDTQYSGFQCDSNTIHLQCHACGGMMPCRSNSSVPQHCTGCDRAFCGAYWHSVGVNGNDSHPVCSQETLKPISEHTATRIPTLAHDRNRHEQDITERCIQQTGGTLQSIIREWITKLNNREIDRTRMPLKHAEMITSGTHVCNDCYDKLVSFLLYWFRISIPKYQLPAEASQRENCWYGYACRTQHHSDDHARKRNHVCRPTRGSHM
- the LOC108210733 gene encoding uncharacterized protein LOC108210733 isoform X2, with translation MMKDGGESSNSKPLDEIWAKLVPLDLGYSDVELKLDEMVLSSVVKGSSSEKQEWCQITRNSDLCSAMIKNKSSNIILVDGTVVETEESCLIKCGSEIVPGHVEDGYLRYIFRVMATEQFSTKKLKIMLDVEHAKCSICLNIWHDVVTGAPCLHNFCNGCFSEWLRRSKEKHSSVLCPQCRAVVQFVGRNHFLHNIEEDILQSDSSLKRPDEELAILDSYAVINVERKTKRKRDLLAPGIESNAAEHPCPQCDTQYSGFQCDSNTIHLQCHACGGMMPCRSNSSVPQHCTGCDRAFCGAYWHSVGVNGNDSHPVCSQETLKPISEHTATRIPTLAHDRNRHEQDITERCIQQTGGTLQSIIREWITKLNNREIDRTRMPLKHAEMITSGTHVCNDCYDKLVSFLLYWFRISIPKYQLPAEASQRENCWYGYACRTQHHSDDHARKRNHVCRPTRGSHM